The genomic region CCTCCTATCAATCTTTTGGTGAAAATATAAAAGACTTTTTCAGTTTTGTTTATACATATTAAACTAGCCCACCTCTTAAAAATCCTTGTAAAAACACTGATTTTTTTAGTGCCGCTATTATCATTTAACTTAGAGAGATTCTTCTCAAAATAAGGAGCCACAAACTTAATATAAGTAAAAATAAAAAGTATAGAAGAAAATACACCTAAAACAGAAAGCCAGATAAAGCTTAAATCTGTTTTGTCATCAAATAAAAGAGCGTAGGGTGCGCTATACCAGGCTGTAGGTATTAAAAAATTATACCAATTAACTGTAAACATGGCCTCTATGTCAACAAAATCATACGCCCTTCCTATAAGCTGAAAGCCAACTACCATAGCTACAGAAAAGCCAATCTGAAAGTAGTTAATTATATCCTTTAACCTTTCGCTGTTAAAAAATCTTAAGATTAAAAAGTAAAGAACTGATGTTATAAAAATAGAAAATCCAGCTATAAAGAACAATTGTACAAAGAAGATACTTAAAAAAACAAAGCCATACCTTACTGTACCCGCTATCATTATAGGACCGCACATAACTAGTAACAGTGTAAGTAAATAGATTAATATATGCATTATCTTAGCCAAATTCAAAGTCTTGTGATCCACAGGCTTAGAAAGCAGAATATCTTTTTCTGTAACATCCAAAAGAACTGAAGAAAAGTCTGAAATCATTGTTGTTATAAGCATAAACAAAGTTAACCCGTAAACTAAGTTCATAGTGAAAAATATAGGTGTTGGCAAAAAAATGAAAAAGACCATAAACATTCCTATAATAAAATAGGGCAACAAAGATTTTAAAAAATAATTACCTTCCTTTGGCTCTTGAGCTGCCATCAGTGTTGGCACTCTCCGTTGATCCATTGTTAGCTTTACCTTTAGTATGCTAAGCATAGTGTAAAAATTTACTCCTGTTAATTTAAACAGAAACCTAAACTTTTCTAAAAGCTTTAATACAAGAAAATTTTTCATAGCGTTACACCTCTTTAATAACGCTTACAAACTGCTCAGCAACTTCATTATGTTTGTCAAAGCCTGTTAGTTGGTTAAAAACGCCCTCTAGCGATCCTTTCTTACTCAGTTCCTTTAACTGATCAAAGGTACCATCAGCAATTATTTCGCCATTGTTTATTAAAACAATTCTATTACTTATTTTCTCCACAACTTCCATTATGTGAGAGGAATAAAAAATGGTTTTACCTTCTTTGGCAAGGGATAACATAATTTCCTTAAAGACAATTACACTATTAGCGTCTAGACCATTTAAAGGCTCATCAAAGAAAATAATATCTGGATTATGCATTAAGCTGGCGATAATTAAAAGTTTTTGCCGCATGCCCTTAGAAAAAGATGAAATTCTTGCGTGATACGACCCTTCTATGCCAAAAATGCTCATAAGGGCTAAGACTTTTTCTTCAACATGCTGTGTATCCATACCGTATAGTTCTCCTATAAAAGCAAGATATTCCTCAGCGGTTAGGGAATCATAGATTTCGCC from Proteinivorax hydrogeniformans harbors:
- a CDS encoding ABC transporter ATP-binding protein — translated: MMNNNEPVIKIRGLSKTFGLKTVLKGIDLDVYAGQIIGYIGPNGAGKSTTVKILLGVIDQYHGSIEVLGENIATNNGSYKYKVGYVPESGEIYDSLTAEEYLAFIGELYGMDTQHVEEKVLALMSIFGIEGSYHARISSFSKGMRQKLLIIASLMHNPDIIFFDEPLNGLDANSVIVFKEIMLSLAKEGKTIFYSSHIMEVVEKISNRIVLINNGEIIADGTFDQLKELSKKGSLEGVFNQLTGFDKHNEVAEQFVSVIKEV